A region of Haloplanus sp. XH21 DNA encodes the following proteins:
- a CDS encoding plastocyanin/azurin family copper-binding protein, which yields MVSKQPKEVLSRRKFAATVASVSLAGIAGCFGGNGETTATPTETATATATETATPTSTPSEPADATITVGPGGSLEFDPANTAVSQGDTVEWVFDSGGHNVSGHPDAHSDVELPEGADPFASYDISGDEINHVSLDEAGTTYRHTFEVTGEYTYVCVPHAASGMIGHITVR from the coding sequence ATGGTCTCAAAGCAGCCGAAAGAGGTTCTGTCACGACGAAAGTTCGCAGCGACGGTCGCCAGTGTTTCACTCGCCGGAATCGCTGGATGTTTCGGCGGAAACGGTGAGACAACGGCAACGCCGACGGAAACGGCGACGGCAACGGCAACGGAAACAGCGACGCCGACATCGACGCCCTCGGAACCGGCAGACGCGACGATCACCGTCGGTCCCGGTGGCAGCCTCGAGTTCGACCCTGCGAACACCGCTGTTTCCCAGGGCGACACCGTCGAGTGGGTTTTCGACTCCGGCGGCCACAACGTCTCGGGGCATCCCGACGCCCACAGCGACGTCGAACTCCCCGAAGGGGCTGACCCGTTCGCGAGCTACGACATCTCGGGCGACGAAATCAACCACGTCTCGCTCGACGAAGCAGGAACGACCTACCGCCATACCTTCGAAGTCACCGGCGAGTACACGTACGTCTGCGTGCCCCACGCAGCCTCGGGCATGATAGGCCATATCACGGTCCGATAA
- a CDS encoding ABC transporter substrate-binding protein, with protein sequence MRIREFPVLGDEDERTVETFAAGLDREAARVLAYLVGREESDRFADEAASRLAVRVGVDLGRGRVSDALSTLTEQGLIAETTVESEAPGRPPKGWRAADGRDSTGTHVRAHHSAALLDRAATVGSALGDDIAVDTTGPAPDDRDAGALDIGLNWEPNGLHAPLFAGAYADHGVDVTLTGCRGSRAALSAVADGDVDIGLTGAATLLRAHEAGHDLVPLALYYQRAMVVLYTTRSVFGGPLRSVEDIRGRRVAMPDGSETGALGRLFLSQAGVVDDVTVVRADGEEREALLGGDADVATGVFTDPLELEAAGHDVDSVLVADHFPVPGPAFVVDRETLRERPDAVRGFLEGTMAGWTAARLDPAAAVDAVVDRNGEPPAAERRKLEQAIDRFADSDAVDKHGWGWHSVETWQRLAIALEQADALGIPP encoded by the coding sequence GTGCGAATTCGAGAGTTTCCGGTCCTCGGCGACGAGGACGAACGGACGGTCGAGACGTTCGCCGCCGGTCTCGACCGCGAGGCGGCACGCGTCCTGGCGTATCTGGTCGGTCGCGAGGAGTCCGACCGGTTCGCCGACGAAGCGGCCTCGCGGCTCGCCGTCCGCGTCGGCGTCGACCTCGGCCGCGGCCGCGTCTCCGACGCGCTGTCGACGCTCACGGAGCAGGGGCTGATCGCGGAGACGACCGTCGAGAGCGAAGCCCCGGGGCGGCCGCCGAAAGGCTGGCGCGCCGCGGACGGCCGCGACTCGACGGGCACGCACGTTCGTGCCCACCACTCCGCGGCGTTGCTCGACCGCGCGGCGACCGTCGGCTCGGCTCTCGGCGACGACATCGCTGTCGACACCACCGGCCCGGCGCCGGACGACCGGGACGCGGGCGCCCTCGACATCGGCCTCAACTGGGAGCCAAACGGGCTCCACGCCCCGCTGTTTGCCGGCGCCTACGCCGACCACGGCGTCGACGTGACGCTCACCGGCTGTCGGGGATCGCGTGCGGCGCTCTCGGCCGTCGCCGACGGCGATGTCGACATCGGCCTCACCGGCGCCGCCACACTTCTTCGCGCGCACGAGGCGGGTCACGACCTCGTCCCGCTCGCGCTGTACTACCAGCGCGCGATGGTGGTGCTCTACACGACGCGATCGGTCTTCGGCGGGCCGCTCCGGAGCGTCGAGGATATCCGCGGCCGTCGGGTCGCCATGCCTGACGGCTCCGAAACCGGCGCGCTCGGCCGCCTGTTCCTCTCTCAGGCCGGCGTCGTCGACGACGTGACCGTCGTCAGAGCCGACGGCGAGGAGCGCGAGGCACTGCTCGGCGGCGACGCCGACGTGGCGACCGGCGTCTTCACCGACCCGCTCGAACTGGAGGCGGCGGGTCACGACGTGGACTCCGTGCTCGTCGCCGATCACTTCCCCGTCCCCGGTCCCGCGTTCGTCGTCGACCGCGAGACGCTCCGGGAACGCCCCGACGCAGTCCGTGGGTTCCTGGAGGGAACGATGGCGGGGTGGACCGCTGCGCGACTGGATCCCGCGGCCGCCGTCGACGCCGTCGTCGACCGCAACGGCGAACCGCCCGCGGCCGAACGCCGCAAACTCGAGCAGGCGATCGACCGCTTTGCGGACAGCGACGCCGTGGACAAACACGGCTGGGGCTGGCACTCCGTCGAAACGTGGCAGCGACTCGCGATCGCTCTCGAACAGGCGGACGCCCTCGGGATCCCACCATGA
- a CDS encoding ABC transporter ATP-binding protein, which translates to MISVDNLSVSYGDLRALDAVSLDIADGEFVTIVGPSGCGKTTLLRTIGGLETPTTGHVSVDGDPPEVAQSAARLGFVFQDHTLLPWKTALENVTFLRRMAGKDPDPTGARELLATTGLDGFEDARPAELSGGMKQRVAIARAIHLGADVLLMDEPFGELDEITRDEMGVEILRLWRENRKTVVFVTHSVPEAVFLGDRCLVVSGDDRPDAGSTTGDGAPGRIVGEFDIDLPRPRDESVFGSEAFGTQVARVRRALHGDR; encoded by the coding sequence ATGATCTCCGTCGACAACCTCTCCGTGAGCTACGGCGACCTCCGCGCGCTCGACGCTGTCTCGCTCGATATCGCCGACGGCGAGTTCGTCACCATTGTCGGCCCGTCCGGCTGTGGCAAGACCACGCTCCTGCGGACCATCGGCGGCCTCGAAACGCCGACGACGGGCCACGTCAGCGTCGACGGCGACCCGCCCGAAGTCGCCCAGTCGGCCGCCCGCCTCGGCTTCGTCTTCCAGGATCACACCCTCCTCCCCTGGAAGACGGCCCTGGAGAACGTCACGTTCCTCCGCCGGATGGCGGGGAAGGACCCCGACCCCACCGGCGCCCGTGAACTGCTGGCGACGACCGGCCTCGACGGCTTCGAGGACGCCCGCCCCGCCGAACTCTCCGGGGGGATGAAACAGCGCGTCGCCATCGCACGGGCCATCCACCTCGGCGCCGACGTGTTGCTCATGGACGAGCCGTTCGGCGAACTCGACGAGATCACCCGCGACGAGATGGGGGTCGAAATCCTCCGCCTGTGGCGCGAGAACCGCAAGACGGTCGTCTTCGTCACCCACAGCGTCCCCGAGGCGGTCTTCCTCGGTGACCGCTGCCTCGTCGTTTCGGGCGACGACCGTCCAGACGCCGGGTCGACGACCGGCGACGGCGCCCCCGGCCGCATCGTCGGGGAGTTCGACATCGACCTCCCCCGCCCCCGCGACGAGTCGGTGTTCGGCTCCGAGGCGTTCGGCACCCAGGTCGCCCGGGTGCGCCGCGCGCTCCACGGCGACCGATGA
- a CDS encoding ABC transporter permease, producing the protein MSVADRVPLPDVVLPVSALVAAVAGWWALVVGFAVPPYLLPSPTAVATRLVDNPDLYLSHATETLRKIVAGGAAGIAVGFSLALVVSAVPVLRRAIYPYLVAARVLPKIAIAPIFLIYFGVGFGTAVLFVALVVFFPVVVGTAAGLDRTPDAHLDLLRSVDADPLRTFLAVRLPHALPDVFAGVKQAVTLAVVGAVVAEWILSNDGLGALILVASENVQVDVMLAALVVLLPMGLLLYGGVTLCQRAVSWQ; encoded by the coding sequence ATGAGCGTCGCGGACCGCGTCCCGCTCCCGGACGTGGTGTTGCCGGTGTCGGCGCTGGTCGCCGCCGTCGCGGGCTGGTGGGCACTCGTCGTCGGCTTCGCGGTTCCTCCCTACCTGCTCCCCTCGCCGACAGCCGTGGCCACGCGCCTCGTCGACAACCCCGACCTGTATCTGTCCCACGCGACGGAGACGCTCCGAAAGATCGTCGCGGGCGGCGCGGCCGGCATCGCCGTCGGGTTCTCGCTCGCGCTCGTCGTCTCGGCGGTGCCCGTTCTCCGGCGGGCGATCTACCCCTATCTCGTCGCCGCCCGTGTCCTGCCGAAAATCGCCATCGCGCCCATCTTCCTCATCTACTTCGGCGTCGGCTTCGGAACGGCCGTGCTCTTCGTCGCGCTCGTCGTCTTCTTCCCCGTCGTCGTCGGGACGGCGGCGGGCCTCGACCGCACGCCCGACGCCCACCTCGATCTGTTGCGGTCGGTCGACGCCGATCCGCTCCGGACCTTCCTGGCCGTCCGCCTCCCGCACGCACTGCCGGATGTCTTCGCGGGCGTGAAACAGGCGGTCACGCTCGCGGTGGTCGGCGCCGTCGTCGCCGAGTGGATCCTCTCGAACGACGGACTGGGCGCGCTGATCCTCGTCGCCTCCGAGAACGTCCAGGTGGACGTGATGCTCGCGGCGCTGGTCGTCCTCCTCCCGATGGGACTCTTGCTCTACGGCGGCGTGACGCTCTGCCAGCGCGCCGTCTCCTGGCAGTGA
- a CDS encoding ABC transporter permease, with product MATNDRRRRGIGPVGGDTLRSAFSAVWPPAVVFAVAVGGWQRFVAATGVPSVILPSPVDVVVAGMAARETLLAAAATTAVTAGLGLAGGVAVGLALAFAMVGSRVAAAVVHPYLIALRIAPLIAIAPLVFLWIGDGILARALLVTTMTVFPVAIASVDGLRTVPQEYTDLARSVDAPPRRVFLRVRVPAAAPSVFAGVKLAAALAVVGTVVAEFLTLQTGLGYQLFDSAEYLRTSTTFAALGALTLLGLGFYLVPATIERRLDWG from the coding sequence ATGGCGACGAACGACCGCCGACGCCGGGGAATCGGGCCGGTGGGCGGCGACACGCTCCGGTCGGCGTTCAGCGCCGTCTGGCCCCCGGCGGTCGTGTTCGCGGTCGCCGTCGGCGGATGGCAGCGGTTCGTCGCCGCGACGGGGGTCCCGAGCGTGATCCTGCCCTCGCCGGTCGACGTGGTGGTGGCCGGGATGGCCGCCCGCGAGACGCTGCTCGCGGCCGCGGCCACGACGGCGGTGACGGCCGGTCTCGGCCTCGCCGGCGGCGTCGCCGTCGGCCTCGCGCTGGCGTTCGCGATGGTCGGCTCGCGGGTGGCCGCCGCGGTGGTGCATCCGTATCTGATCGCGCTCCGTATCGCGCCGCTGATCGCCATCGCGCCGCTCGTCTTCCTCTGGATCGGCGACGGGATCCTCGCGCGCGCACTGCTCGTCACCACCATGACGGTGTTCCCGGTCGCCATCGCGTCGGTCGACGGACTCCGGACGGTGCCCCAGGAGTACACCGACCTCGCCCGCTCCGTCGACGCGCCGCCCCGTCGCGTGTTCCTCCGGGTTCGCGTGCCCGCGGCCGCGCCGAGCGTCTTCGCCGGCGTGAAACTCGCCGCGGCGCTTGCGGTCGTCGGCACCGTCGTCGCGGAGTTTCTCACGCTCCAGACGGGGCTGGGGTATCAGCTGTTCGACAGCGCGGAGTATCTGCGGACCAGTACCACCTTCGCCGCGCTCGGAGCGCTGACGCTGCTCGGTCTGGGGTTCTATCTCGTCCCCGCAACGATCGAACGGCGCCTCGACTGGGGCTGA
- a CDS encoding ABC transporter substrate-binding protein: MRQTPTRRRFLVAAGAAGATGLAGCGGTNAAGTTTRTAIPGEASLLLNWKPSGLHVPYFVAKENGFYEEEGLTLSSIKSGEGSTFSAKQAGLGNAKFAVSSSDQVLNINSRDLSPQSVGVVMQKSPAVVFSTRETFGGELSNADQLAGKTVGTGPGMVRMLTELLLEEAGVREDVEMVDTGYDTVQQLLSGNVDAAGGVFGDAISAGAQGYTVDSLAVGDTIPSYGHVIATNREWAGSNPDAVRAFLRGTARGAAWAHQRPGEATDILVEANGVLEESHAQQRRKWETMAAEFALSDAVREHGWGWSQAEPWRVIHDALADAGALDGDIDPDAVWTNEYLDTDAESVGSYADMV, from the coding sequence ATGAGACAGACGCCGACGAGACGGCGCTTTCTCGTCGCGGCGGGCGCGGCGGGGGCGACTGGGCTCGCGGGATGCGGCGGAACGAACGCCGCAGGGACCACGACGAGGACGGCGATTCCGGGCGAGGCGTCCCTACTGCTCAACTGGAAGCCGAGCGGTCTCCACGTTCCCTACTTCGTCGCGAAGGAAAACGGGTTCTACGAGGAGGAGGGATTGACGCTCTCGTCTATCAAGTCGGGAGAGGGTTCGACGTTCTCGGCGAAGCAGGCGGGCCTCGGCAACGCCAAGTTCGCGGTTAGCAGCAGCGACCAGGTGCTGAACATCAACAGCCGCGACCTCTCGCCGCAGTCGGTCGGCGTCGTGATGCAGAAGAGTCCGGCCGTGGTGTTTTCGACCCGCGAGACGTTCGGCGGCGAGCTATCGAACGCCGATCAGCTCGCCGGCAAGACGGTGGGGACCGGGCCGGGCATGGTCCGGATGCTCACGGAACTCCTGCTGGAGGAGGCAGGCGTCCGTGAGGACGTGGAGATGGTCGATACGGGGTACGACACGGTCCAGCAACTCCTCTCGGGGAACGTCGACGCCGCGGGCGGGGTCTTCGGCGACGCCATCAGCGCCGGAGCCCAGGGCTACACCGTCGACAGCCTCGCCGTCGGCGACACCATCCCGTCCTACGGGCACGTGATCGCCACGAACCGGGAGTGGGCCGGATCGAACCCGGACGCCGTCCGGGCGTTCCTCCGGGGAACCGCCCGCGGCGCGGCGTGGGCCCACCAGCGACCGGGCGAGGCGACGGACATCCTCGTCGAGGCCAACGGCGTCCTCGAGGAGTCGCACGCCCAACAGCGCCGGAAGTGGGAGACGATGGCCGCGGAGTTCGCCCTCAGCGACGCGGTCAGGGAGCACGGCTGGGGGTGGAGCCAGGCCGAACCCTGGCGCGTGATCCACGACGCGCTCGCCGACGCGGGCGCCCTCGACGGCGACATCGATCCCGACGCCGTCTGGACGAACGAGTATCTCGACACCGACGCCGAGTCCGTGGGTTCCTACGCCGACATGGTCTGA
- a CDS encoding amphi-Trp domain-containing protein translates to MADLPDANDGTRTVTDGYFEREVRLSRQSTADFLRDLADQIESEPRLTISTDEWEIPFEFDEPIEVEVEFVGETHRQLELELEFEWSPPEDDIGIR, encoded by the coding sequence ATGGCTGACCTACCGGACGCGAACGACGGGACTCGAACGGTTACCGACGGCTACTTCGAACGCGAGGTGCGCCTCTCCCGGCAGTCGACCGCCGACTTCCTGCGCGACCTGGCCGACCAGATCGAATCCGAACCGCGCCTCACCATCTCGACCGACGAGTGGGAGATTCCTTTCGAGTTCGACGAACCCATCGAGGTCGAAGTGGAGTTCGTCGGCGAGACCCACCGGCAACTGGAACTCGAACTCGAGTTCGAGTGGTCGCCGCCCGAAGACGATATCGGCATTCGGTAG
- a CDS encoding ArsR/SmtB family transcription factor: protein MSLFDVLGSKARLKIIRELATEPRYVSELADRVGMDGKTAVHHLSTLEEAGIVESYRTSRRKYYRLAKRIELRASPEPDPMFLLHADDVEVDEAESRSR, encoded by the coding sequence ATGTCTCTGTTCGACGTTCTCGGGAGCAAGGCGCGTCTCAAGATCATCCGCGAACTCGCGACGGAGCCACGGTACGTCTCGGAACTCGCGGATCGAGTCGGGATGGACGGCAAGACGGCCGTCCATCACCTCTCGACGCTGGAGGAGGCGGGTATCGTCGAGAGCTACCGGACCAGCCGGCGGAAATACTACCGACTGGCCAAGCGCATCGAACTCCGGGCCTCGCCCGAACCCGACCCCATGTTTCTCCTCCACGCCGACGACGTCGAGGTCGACGAGGCCGAATCACGGTCGCGCTGA
- a CDS encoding sodium:calcium antiporter, with translation MVRMRVVVGIALLLSLLVASPAASAVADDLGAAGPVDTVVAQEEEEEGGIEGAISGFVEAQGTIGAVIVLLGGVLLLTACTEKLISYLARASINMKMSLFALAIIFTGFEFDDTILALVLSGGGLESAALGTALGTGLAIIGVTLAIAAVIKPFPVDLPNDYIAIFGVAPVLLVPFVLLGTLTFVHGLVLTAFFVFAFGYFLVRERQREIPVFRDTELGEELSPDGGMARPQSLEEIPEDRALGDFADYGIVWISLSIVALAGIVLAAMLLEGGSEVVIEGFGIEETVFGATFLTLILTFEDIMLTIEPVRRGFPEIGVGNVIGSVLFSVTGNIGVIMFLSEVNISSSVLSFHLPAMIVVTALAAYFFYEGEMKRWHGYLLGGLYVAYWIIALIVFSGVPIGE, from the coding sequence ATGGTACGAATGCGGGTGGTCGTCGGTATCGCGCTGTTACTGTCGCTTCTCGTCGCGTCGCCGGCCGCTTCGGCGGTCGCCGACGACCTCGGTGCGGCCGGACCGGTCGACACCGTCGTTGCCCAGGAGGAAGAAGAGGAAGGCGGTATCGAGGGGGCTATCTCCGGCTTCGTCGAGGCCCAGGGGACCATCGGGGCGGTCATCGTCCTCCTCGGCGGCGTCTTGCTCCTGACCGCGTGTACGGAGAAACTTATCAGCTACCTCGCGCGCGCATCGATCAACATGAAGATGTCGCTGTTCGCGCTCGCGATCATCTTCACCGGGTTCGAGTTCGACGACACGATCCTCGCGCTGGTGCTCTCGGGCGGCGGCCTGGAGAGCGCCGCCCTCGGGACGGCGCTCGGCACCGGTCTCGCCATCATCGGCGTGACGCTCGCCATCGCCGCCGTCATCAAGCCCTTCCCGGTCGATCTTCCGAACGACTACATCGCCATCTTCGGCGTCGCGCCAGTTCTCCTCGTTCCCTTCGTCCTGCTCGGGACGCTCACGTTCGTCCACGGCCTCGTTCTGACAGCCTTCTTCGTGTTCGCCTTCGGCTACTTCCTCGTCCGGGAGCGCCAGCGGGAGATCCCCGTCTTCCGCGATACGGAACTCGGCGAGGAACTCAGTCCCGACGGCGGCATGGCTCGGCCCCAGTCGCTCGAAGAGATCCCCGAGGATCGGGCGCTCGGTGACTTCGCCGACTACGGAATCGTGTGGATCAGTCTCTCCATCGTCGCGCTCGCAGGCATCGTCCTCGCCGCCATGCTGCTCGAAGGCGGCTCCGAGGTGGTCATCGAAGGGTTCGGCATCGAGGAGACCGTCTTCGGTGCGACCTTCCTCACGCTCATCCTCACCTTCGAGGACATCATGCTCACCATCGAACCGGTCCGGCGGGGCTTCCCCGAGATCGGCGTCGGCAACGTCATCGGGAGCGTGCTGTTCTCGGTGACCGGTAACATCGGCGTCATCATGTTCCTGAGCGAAGTGAACATCTCTTCGTCGGTGCTCTCCTTCCACCTCCCGGCCATGATCGTCGTGACCGCGCTCGCCGCCTACTTCTTCTACGAGGGTGAGATGAAGCGCTGGCACGGCTACCTGCTCGGCGGCCTCTACGTCGCCTACTGGATCATCGCCCTGATCGTGTTCAGCGGGGTGCCCATCGGCGAGTAG
- a CDS encoding sodium:calcium antiporter, which yields MVLGLSGELLSVVLFLVGVAIVIVSVETFIEAVAEGALALGVSGFFLTVVLAGTDLENVILGVAAAFEELPDLALGTVFGEAMFILGAAVGIAGVLVPFETKVPRNYLAMTLLTPFLLFGLALDGTLSRFDGIVLTATFIPYLAIIYGLERWSETRYLSAEEVEIMEREHEAGEEREDDEDGWFDVDLDLDVDEFVEKRVPEQYEGPAFLAIAIVAAIGMTVGSEIAVSGAEDLLALLGVTGLAFGATVMSFIASLEELFLTVEPVRQNRPHLGVGNVVGSILFFVSANAGLIAIVHPLDTTGTVLTVHWPFFFATLGVVSVAFLRGKVGRGTGVLLLGMYAAYWVANYSDAVALPL from the coding sequence ATGGTACTGGGACTGTCGGGCGAACTGCTCTCGGTCGTGTTGTTTCTGGTCGGCGTCGCCATCGTCATCGTCAGCGTCGAGACGTTCATCGAAGCGGTGGCCGAAGGGGCGCTGGCGCTCGGCGTCTCCGGCTTTTTCCTCACCGTCGTGCTCGCGGGGACCGACCTCGAAAACGTCATTCTGGGGGTCGCAGCGGCGTTCGAGGAGTTACCCGATCTCGCGCTGGGCACCGTCTTCGGCGAGGCGATGTTCATCCTCGGGGCCGCCGTCGGTATCGCCGGCGTGCTCGTCCCCTTCGAGACGAAGGTGCCGCGGAACTACCTGGCGATGACGCTGCTCACCCCGTTTCTCCTCTTCGGTCTCGCGCTCGACGGCACGCTCTCGCGGTTCGACGGGATCGTCCTCACGGCGACGTTCATCCCCTATCTCGCGATCATCTACGGGCTGGAACGGTGGAGCGAGACGCGGTATCTCTCGGCGGAGGAAGTCGAGATCATGGAGCGCGAACACGAGGCGGGAGAGGAACGCGAGGACGACGAAGACGGCTGGTTCGACGTCGACCTAGATCTCGACGTCGACGAGTTCGTCGAGAAGCGCGTCCCCGAGCAGTACGAGGGGCCCGCGTTTCTCGCCATCGCCATCGTGGCCGCCATCGGGATGACCGTCGGCTCGGAAATCGCCGTCTCGGGCGCGGAGGACCTGCTCGCGCTGCTCGGCGTAACCGGTCTCGCGTTCGGCGCGACGGTGATGAGCTTCATCGCGTCGCTGGAGGAACTGTTCCTCACCGTCGAACCAGTGCGGCAGAACCGACCTCACCTCGGCGTCGGCAACGTCGTCGGCAGCATCCTCTTTTTCGTCAGCGCGAACGCCGGGTTGATCGCCATCGTCCACCCGCTGGATACGACGGGCACGGTGTTGACGGTCCACTGGCCATTCTTCTTCGCGACCCTCGGCGTCGTGAGCGTGGCCTTCCTCCGCGGGAAAGTGGGCCGCGGGACCGGCGTGCTGTTGCTCGGGATGTACGCCGCGTACTGGGTCGCGAACTACAGCGATGCAGTGGCGCTCCCGCTCTGA
- a CDS encoding SDR family oxidoreductase yields MDLGLDGDTALVSASSSGLGKAAATALAAEGANVVVNGRDPDRLDAAVADIRADATGEVIGVRGDITDESAVMHLVDRTVEEFGGLDHLVTSAGGPPSGPFLETNDEDWYEAFDLLVMSVVRLAREATPHLKDGGGTITTITSGSVKEAIDSLVLSNAVRMSVVGLEKTLSTELAPDVRANTVLPGTHETPRIEELVEQGVERGDYPDYDTGLEEWSAGNPMERIGQPEEFGDVIAFLCSERASYVNGAAIPVDGGGHASNL; encoded by the coding sequence ATGGATCTCGGACTCGACGGCGATACGGCACTGGTTTCGGCTTCGAGCAGCGGCCTGGGGAAGGCGGCGGCGACGGCGCTCGCGGCGGAGGGCGCGAACGTCGTCGTCAACGGCCGTGATCCCGACCGTCTCGACGCGGCGGTCGCCGACATCCGCGCGGACGCGACGGGCGAGGTCATCGGCGTTCGCGGCGACATCACCGACGAATCGGCCGTGATGCACCTGGTCGACCGGACGGTCGAGGAGTTCGGTGGCCTGGATCACCTCGTGACGAGCGCCGGTGGGCCGCCGAGCGGCCCCTTCCTGGAGACGAACGATGAAGACTGGTACGAGGCCTTCGACCTGCTGGTGATGAGCGTCGTCCGACTGGCGCGGGAGGCGACGCCGCACCTGAAAGACGGCGGCGGTACTATCACCACCATCACCTCCGGGAGCGTCAAGGAGGCCATCGACTCGCTGGTGCTCTCGAACGCGGTGCGGATGAGCGTCGTCGGCCTGGAGAAGACCCTCTCGACGGAACTCGCGCCGGACGTACGCGCGAACACGGTGTTGCCGGGCACCCACGAGACGCCGCGGATCGAGGAACTCGTCGAGCAGGGCGTCGAACGCGGCGACTACCCCGACTACGACACGGGACTCGAGGAGTGGAGTGCCGGGAATCCGATGGAGCGCATCGGGCAACCCGAGGAGTTCGGCGACGTGATCGCCTTCCTCTGTTCGGAGCGAGCGAGTTACGTCAACGGCGCCGCCATCCCCGTCGACGGCGGGGGCCACGCCTCGAATCTGTAA
- a CDS encoding helix-turn-helix domain-containing protein codes for MSLVAVVDLTHPDLALTPTIRSTAAEIQVVTHAATDAETGMFFFLVEADSFPTFEAALERDETVADSMLVAEASTARIYRLRHTPGTKLVSPATTEVGGLMLEAESTASGWSIRMQLPDRETLSQFCEFCEREGIEYTLGHIYSLDEFSVDDGGVGLTDAQRETLVKAYTEGYFEEPRGTSLEELADDLGISPTAVGGRIRRGASRLIERTLVDEE; via the coding sequence ATGAGCCTCGTCGCCGTCGTCGACCTCACTCATCCGGATCTCGCGCTGACGCCGACGATCCGGTCGACGGCCGCGGAGATTCAGGTCGTCACGCACGCGGCGACCGACGCCGAGACGGGCATGTTCTTCTTCCTCGTCGAGGCGGACTCGTTCCCGACCTTCGAGGCGGCGCTCGAACGCGACGAGACGGTCGCGGATTCGATGCTGGTCGCCGAGGCGTCGACGGCGCGCATCTACCGCCTTCGGCACACCCCCGGGACGAAACTGGTCTCGCCGGCCACCACCGAAGTCGGCGGACTGATGCTCGAAGCCGAGAGCACCGCGTCGGGCTGGTCGATCCGGATGCAGCTCCCGGACCGCGAGACGCTCAGCCAGTTCTGCGAGTTCTGCGAGCGGGAGGGCATCGAGTACACGCTCGGTCACATCTACAGCCTCGACGAGTTCTCCGTCGACGACGGCGGCGTCGGCCTCACCGACGCCCAGCGCGAAACGCTGGTGAAAGCCTACACGGAAGGGTACTTCGAGGAACCCCGCGGCACGTCGCTCGAGGAACTGGCCGACGACCTCGGTATCTCGCCGACCGCCGTCGGCGGCCGCATCCGACGCGGCGCCTCTCGGCTCATCGAGCGGACGCTCGTCGACGAGGAGTAA